CCGGCGCTCCGGGTTCGTCGACGAGAAGTGGCTGCCCTTCAGCGAATAGAAGTCCACGCCGCCCGTGCAGCTCCCGTAGCAGACCACCTCGCTCCACGGCAGCGGGGTGTCGATGAAGGCGTGCAGCCGCACGCTCCCACCCGAGTCCTGTGCGAACACCGCCGCCGCGTCCGCCACCAGCCCCGCGTAGGGCTGCCGGGTGAGGTACGGGTTCGTCGGGTGCTGCATCCAGTCCACCTCCACGAAGATGTCCCGCTTCGTGGGACTCCCCCACTCGGAGAAGGAGAAGCCGTCGTTGCCGAACACCTCCAGCGTGTCCGGGATGCCGTCTCCATCCGAGTCCTCCTCGTCCACCTGCAGTCCGAGGAGCGGCTCCAGCGCGTCCGACAGGCCGTCCTCGTCATCATCGTTGTCGTCGAAGATGGTGGACCAGAGTTCCTCGTCGTGGAGGAAGCTCGCCGTGCCCGTGCTCCCGGGGAAGCGGCCCACCACCACGCGCTGCGTGCCCACGTTCTGCGTGCTCGCCGCGGTGACGAGCGGGTAGTACCTGGGGCCGCTGTCGTCATCGTGCTGCAGGTACTCGGTGTTCGAGCGCAGCAGGAAGAGCAGGTGGTCCCCACCTCCCGGCGTGGTCGCCGAGGCCCGGAAGGTGTCCTTCGCGTTCCACGCGAAGAGCAGCGGCACGCCCCCGAAGGGCTGATTCGTCAGGACGCGCTCGTTGTTGCGGTACACGCTCGCCGTGCCACCCCGCCCGTCCGCGTAGGCGCGCACCCAGACGCGGTAGTAGCCCGTGTCCGGCGCCACGAAGGTCACACATGAGCGCGTCCCGCCCAGACAGTCATCGCTCACCGCCACCTGGCTCCAGCCGTTCCTGTCGCGCAGCACGTGCAGCACCGTGTCCGGGGCCGAGCCCGAGAGCTCCCGCGTCTCGAGCGTGTAGCTCTGTCCGGCCTCCAGCCAGGTGCTCAGCCAGATGAAGTTGCCCCAGTCCCTCGAGGCCACGTAGTGCGGCCCCGCCCACGCCAGCATCGGCGCCAGCAGCACCACCGCGCGCAGCGCTCCCATGATTCCCTTCATCGCGCCTGCTCCCCCTGGAAGAACCATTCCTTGAACGTGTCCTGCGCCCGGGAACGCTCCTCGGGCGAGAGTTCCCGCCACTTCTCTTGCTCCCGTGTGAGCGCCTGCCGGTAGCGCGCATCCACCTCGCGCGCTCGCGCGTCCTCGGCGAGAGGGGCGGAGAGCTTCGCGACCAGGTCGAGCGCCGCGTGGTAGCGCCGCTCCAGTCGCGCGCGCGACTCGGGTGTGGCGTCCAGGAAGGCGCGCTCCGTGCGCGCCACGAGCGCGGACAGGTCATCCACCGACTCCTCGCGCAGCAGCGCCTGCTCCTCCGCCGTCAGCGGGACCAGCGCGTCCTTCGCGAAGCGCGTCAGCGCGGAGTCCGCGGGAGCGGGGCCCGCGACCTGGACCGTCGCTCCACCCGCGCCCTTCACCTGCTCCACACGGAGCACGGGCTCCGGCGTCGACTTGGGCGAATCACCCTTCACGGGTGACGGGGCCGCGGACCTGGGCGCTGCCTCCACGGCCGGCGCCTCATCTCTGGGGGGCACCGACACACAGATTCCCAGGGTGACGAGCACCGCGCCCAGCACCACACCCCTCAAGCCTGCTCGTGCGCGCATCCGCCCCCCTCGCGCCTGATGCTAGCACCCGCCCCAGGCCACGCGGCGGCAGGGCAACCTCCGCCCGGTCTCCAACACCCCGTGCTCATGCCAGGACAGGCCCTCACTGGATGAATCCTCTTTCACCCGACACATGCCCTCCGGACACATGGCTGACGGGACCTCAACGCGCTTCGCGGAAAAGCTTCTGTCGCAAGTGTCCGGGAGCGTCTCTCGCACTCGACGGGCACCCGCCACCGCACGAAGAGCATCGTCCATCCGATGGATGGAGGACGCCTCTGGCCGGCATCCCGCGGAGTCGCATCCCACACCCGTCCTCGACGGACTCTCACCGTCACGCGGAGGGCACCCTCCGCCCGATGGGTGGCCCGTACTCATCGCCGGTGTCCGGCGAGACATCCGCCGCCGGCTGACACCCACGACTCCGATGGGCCAATGCCTCTCCGCCATCCGTCCTCGATTGACACCTGCAACCGTGTGGAGATTATCGTCCGCACGATTGACGGACTCCTTCGAGCACATCACGGCGATTCGCGAGCAACCGGACGACGATGGTCCACGGCTCGCGCTGGCCAACGCGCTCACCCAGCGGGGCGACCCTCGCGGTGAGTTCATCGACATGCAGTGCGCGCTCGTGCGCTATCCGGATGACGTCGAGGTCCAGGACACGCTCCTCGCGCGCACCTCCGCCCTCCTGGACGAGCACGAGGAGACGTGGCTGGAGCCCTTGGGGTTGAAGCCCCACGAGGTGGAGTGGTCACGCGGCTTCGTCGACACGGTGACGCTGACGCCTCGAAGGCTCGATCAGATCGGCTCCCTGCTCGCTCGTGGCGCACCGGTGCGGACACTGGTGCTGCGCGAGCTCGGCGGGAACGCCGCGCGGCTCGAGGAGGCGATGCAGTCCCCCTTGCTCGACGTCATCACGGCGCTGGACCTCGAGGGTTGCGACCTGCGCGCCGACGCGGGCGAGGTGTTCGCGCGGGCCACCGGCCTGTCCCGCCTTCGCGAGCTGCACCTGAGGGGAAACCACCTTGGTTTCCAGGGAGCCCGAGAGCTCGCGTCCGCGGCCTGCCTGGGCGGGTTGACGCACCTGGACCTGTACGACAACGGCATCGGCCCCGGAGGGATGCGGGGCATCGTGAGGTCGCCCCACTTCGCCCACCTGCGCGAGCTGTACGTCGGCTCCCAATCGGCTCGCGGCGAGCAACCCGACGAGCTCATCGGTGACGGTGGGGTCCATGAGCTGGCCCGGGCCACGCACATGACAGAGCTGAAGGTGCTCGGCGTCGAGTGGAGCGACATCACCTTCAAGGGCGCCCAGCACCTCTCCGCCGCGCGCCATCTCACGGGCCTGCGCAAGCTCTCCATCCAGGGCAACAGGGTCTGGCAGTCCGGAGCCCGCGTCCTGGTCGAGCGCATGCCTCGGTTGGAGGAGTTGAACATCCGGAGCAATGAGCTGGGCGTCACGGGGATGCGAGTGGTGGCCTCCGCGCTGAACCGACTCACGTCGCTGGACATGAGCGACAATGACGCGGGCGCCGCGAAGGCCTTGCTGGGAGCCACTCAATTGACGGGGCTGCGCAAGCTGCGGCTGGCCTTCAGTGCGCTGGATGACGGGGCCACGCGGGTGATAGCGAACCTCCCGCACCTCTCGGGGCTCACCACCCTGGACCTCCACGGAAATGCCATCGGTCCCGGGGGAGCCCGCGTGCTCGTCAACGCGCCGCCGATGGCGCACCTGACGTGGCTGGACCTGAGCGGCAATCCGCTCGGCTCGGCGGGCGCCGAGGCGCTCGCCACCGCGACCTGTCTGGACCTGCTCTCGACGCTGCGACTGGCGGGGACCTCACTCGACGCGCGGGGCGTTCGAACGCTGCTCACGGGTGCCCACTTCCAGCGCCTGACGGAGCTCGTCCTCGGCTCCAATCCCCTCGGAGACGAGGGCGCCGCGGCCCTGGCGGAGGCGAGCCACCTCTCCCGACTCCACACCCTTGAGCTGCAAGAGGCCGGACTGGGTGAGACCGGACTGAAGGCCCTCGCCGAGGCTCCTCACCTGTCGGGGCTCGCGACACTCCTGCTCCACGACAACCCGCTCACCGAAGCGGCCTTGCGCGCGCTCGGCACCGCGACCTGGTCCCCCTCCATCCAGGAGCTGGGGCTCGGCTGCGCGTGGCTGCGTGAACGGCCCGAGCAGGGACAGGCGCTGCTCGCGCAGCTCACCCTCGCGATGCCAGGCGTCCTGCTCAACGAGTACGCGTGGAGACCTCGCTCACGGGTGCGCCCCAGCGGCCGCAAGCGTCGGGCCCGCTGAGAGCGGGAGCCCCGGATTGGGCGTGAGGATCTCGCAGCCCTCGCGCGTCACCAGCACCGTGTGCTCGAACTGCGCGGAGAGGCTGCCGTCCACCGTCACCACCGTCCACTCGTCCTCCAGGATGCGGATGTCGGGACGCCCCAGGTTCACCATCGGCTCGATGGTGATGACCATGCCCGAGCGCAGGGTGATGCCCGTGCCCTTCTTGCCGAAGTGCGCGACGTGCGGAGGCCCGTGCATGGTGCGGCCGATGCCGTGCCCGCCGAACTCGCGCACGATGCTGCATCCCTCCTTCTCCGCCAGCTCCTGGATGGCCGCGCCGATGTCGCCCAGCTTCGCGCCATGGCGCACCACGGAGATGCCGATGTCCCGACACCTGCGGGCCACGTCCACCACGTGCCGCGCGTCCGCGGACACCTCGCCGATGCAGAACGTGGCGGAGGTGTCCCCGTGATAACCATTCAGGTTCGTGGTGACATCCACGTTGATGATGTCACCGGGCGCCAGCCGCTCGTTCGGGCTCGGCACGCCGTGACAGACGACGTGGTTGCGGCTGGTGCAGACCGTGGCCGGGAAGCCGTGGTAGCCGAGCTGGCTGGGGATGCCGCCCCGCCGCGCCGTGTCCTCGCGCACCCACTGGTTGATGTCCTCGGTGGAGATGCCCGGCGCCAGCCGCTGCGCGACCCAGGCGAGCGTGCCGGCGGCCGCCGCGCCGGCCAGACGCAGACGCTCGACCTCCGCGTCCTTGAAGAGTGGAGTTCCCATGGCGGGACAAGGTGACTGTCCCGCCCGGGAGCGTCCAATGCTGTTTCAGCATCGTCCCCCGACGTCAGGGCTCGTAGCAGCTGAACTGCATGGTGTAGACCGCCCAGTATTCCCTGTCGCGGATTTCCCGGCAGTCACCCCGGGCCTCCACGACGTTGCAGAGGCCATTGGGGCAGATGGCATTGGCCTGCACCCGGGCGTCGATACGGGCGGTGGAATAAGCCCCTGAACAGGCGAAGCCCGTGCCGTCCCCCATGGTGCCGTGGCGCGTGGTGCCGCAGGCGAGCGCCTGCGAAGCCTCCGCTGTTTCCGGGACGAAGTCCTCCTCCCCCGGGTCTCCTCCGTTGCACGCGGCCACGAGAGGAAGCATCAACCACATCCCCAGACGCCAGCTGTTGTGTCGTGTCATCCGAGCGAGGCTAGCGAGAGGACCGTGCGGGGCTCCATCGTGGAAACCCACGCCAGGACTCCCAGTGACAGGCGCCTGACGTGAGTCCTACTCGTCCTCGCCTTCGAGCGGTTTCCAAGCGAGCCGGGGCGTGAGCACCAGCGTGCCTTCCTTCGGGACGTCCACGTCGCTGACGTGGAAGCGTGGCAGCGCCTCGCTCGTGAGCAGGAGCGTGGC
The Myxococcus fulvus DNA segment above includes these coding regions:
- a CDS encoding TIGR02996 domain-containing protein, producing MTDSFEHITAIREQPDDDGPRLALANALTQRGDPRGEFIDMQCALVRYPDDVEVQDTLLARTSALLDEHEETWLEPLGLKPHEVEWSRGFVDTVTLTPRRLDQIGSLLARGAPVRTLVLRELGGNAARLEEAMQSPLLDVITALDLEGCDLRADAGEVFARATGLSRLRELHLRGNHLGFQGARELASAACLGGLTHLDLYDNGIGPGGMRGIVRSPHFAHLRELYVGSQSARGEQPDELIGDGGVHELARATHMTELKVLGVEWSDITFKGAQHLSAARHLTGLRKLSIQGNRVWQSGARVLVERMPRLEELNIRSNELGVTGMRVVASALNRLTSLDMSDNDAGAAKALLGATQLTGLRKLRLAFSALDDGATRVIANLPHLSGLTTLDLHGNAIGPGGARVLVNAPPMAHLTWLDLSGNPLGSAGAEALATATCLDLLSTLRLAGTSLDARGVRTLLTGAHFQRLTELVLGSNPLGDEGAAALAEASHLSRLHTLELQEAGLGETGLKALAEAPHLSGLATLLLHDNPLTEAALRALGTATWSPSIQELGLGCAWLRERPEQGQALLAQLTLAMPGVLLNEYAWRPRSRVRPSGRKRRAR
- the map gene encoding type I methionyl aminopeptidase: MGTPLFKDAEVERLRLAGAAAAGTLAWVAQRLAPGISTEDINQWVREDTARRGGIPSQLGYHGFPATVCTSRNHVVCHGVPSPNERLAPGDIINVDVTTNLNGYHGDTSATFCIGEVSADARHVVDVARRCRDIGISVVRHGAKLGDIGAAIQELAEKEGCSIVREFGGHGIGRTMHGPPHVAHFGKKGTGITLRSGMVITIEPMVNLGRPDIRILEDEWTVVTVDGSLSAQFEHTVLVTREGCEILTPNPGLPLSAGPTLAAAGAHP